One Podarcis muralis chromosome Z, rPodMur119.hap1.1, whole genome shotgun sequence DNA segment encodes these proteins:
- the CMC4 gene encoding cx9C motif-containing protein 4, which translates to MAQKDPCQKYACEIQKCLQANNYLESKCEAVLQEMRRCCARFPKGRSISCSGFELQEKEKEKQVSSSHGFQAPKP; encoded by the exons ATGGCACAGAAAGACCCCTGCCAGAAATATGCCTGTGAAATCCAGAAATGCTTGCAAG CCAACAACTACCTGGAATCAAAATGTGAAGCCGTCCTCCAGGAGATGAGAAGATGTTGTGCCCGCTTTCCCAAGGGCAGATCCATCTCCTGCTCAGGGTTTGAGTtgcaggaaaaagagaaagagaagcaggtATCCTCTTCCCACGGATTTCAAGCCCCCAAACCCTGA
- the MTCP1 gene encoding protein p13 MTCP-1, with the protein MAEGEEGGDPRAPPVRLWVRRIGVYCDENQKTWLVASEEEADTVKARIRRVRVPLGQAVCPSHLPASQLPHMWQLSEGQQYRDSNSRIWNIEHHLMIMGVEELLLKLLPSD; encoded by the exons ATGGCAGAAGGAGAGGAAGGTGGTGATCCCCGGGCCCCACCAGTCCGCCTCTGGGTGCGGCGCATAGGCGTCTACTGTGATGAGAACCAGAAAACATGGCTGGTGGCATCAGAGGAG GAGGCAGATACAGTGAAAGCCCGGATCAGGAGAGTCCGGGTCCCCCTGGGCCAGGCGGTGTGCCCCAGCCATCTCCCTGCATCCCAGCTGCCCCACATGTGGCAGCTTTCAGAGGGACAGCAGTACCGGGACAGTAACTCTCGCATCTGGAACATCGAACACCATTTAATG ATCATGGGAGTGGAAGAGCTGCTGCTGAAACTCCTCCCAAGTGATTAA